CTTCTTTGCTTACAGGCTTCATAAAAAATAGGTTTGCCGGCAAAGATCGGGAAAAACCATTTACGCTAAAATGGGTATTTTATCGGGGGCTTACAATGTTATGATGTCGGACAGATTTTTGATAAGCCACTCCCAATACTAGACGATACAGCTGTTACCGGAAATTAGAAATACAGTAAAAATGGAAATCTCAGTACAGTGAAAACGGTAACAAGACTACAGCGATAATGGCAACAGCAGTGCAGTAAAAACGGTAACAATAGTGCAGTGTTTTTGAGAAATAATTTTCACCTTTAAGTCATAATTTTAAAGCAAAGGTATTATGACAGAGAAGGAATATAAATCACTCAATCGTTACATTATGTACGACACTATTCACCGGCTTCGTCATGAGGAGCATCAATCGATTCAATGGATTGCCGATTATCTCGGGATCAATTTTAGAACAGTAAAGAAGTACCTGGAGATGGATATCAAGGAGTTTGAAAGTTACTCAAACAGCTTGAACGAGCGTGACTGCATTCTAGAGCCTTACAGGAGCTTCATTGTAGAACGCCTGGGTCAGTTCCAGGATACACCGGCTGCGCAGATGCATGACTGGTTAAAGGAGTATCATCCTTCTTTTCCTCGTGTAACACCTAAAACTGTTTACAACTTTGTCATGAAGATCCGACAGGAGCACAATCTGCCCAAGTTAAAAGTCAATGAACGCGAGTATGGATCTCTCCCCGAAACGCCACCGGGTAAATATGCCCAGGTTGACTTCGGTGAATACAAGCTGCGAAAAGGCGACGGTTCAAGGGTCAAAATTTACTTCTTTGCCATGGTCCTGGGATATAGCCGCTACAAGTTTATTTGCTTCCAGGATAAACCTTTCACCAGCGAGAACGCTGTCTACGCTCATGAGCTTGCTTTTCGTTTCTTTCATGGGATACCCAGGTTTATTATTTATGACCAGGATTCAGTCTTTCTTTATGATGAGAACATCGGGGATTACATTATGACAGAGGTATTCAACAGCTATGTGAAAAGCCGTCCGTTCAAGCCCGTTTTTTGCCGTAAAGCAGACCCCGAGAGCAAGGGGAAGATAGAGAACGTGATCAAGTATGTCAAACAGAACTTTTTACTGAACAGGTCATACAGCAATTTGGATAACCTTAGCAAGGAAGCCGAATACTGGTTGACCAGGACAGGCAATGCCATGGTTCATAATACTACCTGCAAGGTGCCCCAGCAGGTATGGAGCTCTGAATGTAAAGATTTACAACCATACATACCCGTGACTTCCTCCGCACTTGAGTTAGGGCATAAAGTTCAAAACACAAACAGCCTACGTTACAAAGGGAACACCTACTCGCTTCCTTCCGGCACGTACCGTGGTGAAGAGACCAGGGTTCTTGTCGATGAAGAAAATGGCACACTCGTGATCAAAACCATGGATGGAGAGCTCCTGGCAAAGCACCTTATACCGGCCGGGCGCGGAGAGAAAGTCATTAACAATAATCATCAGCGTGATAAATCAACCAGCATTCAGAATCTCTGTGATAAGGTGAAGGTTCAGTTCACGGATCAATCAGGGGCTGAAATCTTCCTGTCCAAAATAAAAGAACGTTATCCCCGATATATAAGGGACCAGATAACTGTCATGTTGAACTGCCTGGCAAAATATGCGCCGGAAGACACTGACAAAGCACTTGATACGTGCCTTGAGAAAGCCCTCTACAGTGCGAATGACTTCAAGTCAATACTCTCCTCCAGTGCGGTGATCAGGGAGAATAATAATGAGATGGAGATCAAATCCCTTGGCACTCCTGAAACACAATTGATGGTAAATATCAGGCCAAACAAATCCACCATCGATGTGTATCAAAACCTCTTTAAAAGCAACTGATATGACGCCGGATAAATTAACAACCATACGCGGGTATGCAAAACGACTCAGGCTCTCCGGACTAACTGTCAATGCCCAGGATATCCTGCTAAGAGCACAGAAAGAGTCTCCCAGTTATGATGATTTTTTAAGTCTTGTGCTGGAGTTGGAAGTTCAAGGCCGTGAAGAGAAGCAGAGACTTTTACGTTTAAAAGCTGCCAAACTTCCACTAGCACATAATCTTAACATGTATGACCACTCCATCTCAAATGGATTGAGCGCAACTCAACTAAACCAACTTCGGGAACTGCATTGGGTCGAAGAAAGCTTCAACCTTATGCTTGCGGGGCCTTGTGGTGTTGGCAAAACATTTATCGCTTCAGGCCTTTGTGCCGATGCCATTGACAAGGGGTATAAAGCATACTTCAGAAGTATGGATGAACTACTGACCACACTTAAGTTGAAAAATATAGTTGCCAGTGCAAAAAGGGAATACAAGAACCTGGCTGCCGCGGACGTGATTGTCATAGATGACCTGATGAATATATCTGTGAATCGCGAGGAAGGGAATCTTCTCTTTGCCTTTATGAACAGCATATACGAATCCACTTCGTTTATTATCACCACCAATAAATCACCTGCAGAATGGGCTCGTTCGCTTGATGACGAAGTGCTGGCGACGGCTCTTTTAGACAGATTGCTCTATAAATGTGAACTTTTGCAACTCAAAGGAAAGAGTTACAGAATGACTAACAGAAAAACTATTTTTGATGAAAACTAAAAAAATGAATGAAAAATGGAAACAAAAAAATGGGAATGTGAATGAATAAATTACCTTTGCAAAAGATGCACAGTTGTTACTGAAATTACTGCATCATTGTTACCAAAAGTG
This genomic window from Dysgonomonadaceae bacterium zrk40 contains:
- the istA gene encoding IS21 family transposase, translating into MTEKEYKSLNRYIMYDTIHRLRHEEHQSIQWIADYLGINFRTVKKYLEMDIKEFESYSNSLNERDCILEPYRSFIVERLGQFQDTPAAQMHDWLKEYHPSFPRVTPKTVYNFVMKIRQEHNLPKLKVNEREYGSLPETPPGKYAQVDFGEYKLRKGDGSRVKIYFFAMVLGYSRYKFICFQDKPFTSENAVYAHELAFRFFHGIPRFIIYDQDSVFLYDENIGDYIMTEVFNSYVKSRPFKPVFCRKADPESKGKIENVIKYVKQNFLLNRSYSNLDNLSKEAEYWLTRTGNAMVHNTTCKVPQQVWSSECKDLQPYIPVTSSALELGHKVQNTNSLRYKGNTYSLPSGTYRGEETRVLVDEENGTLVIKTMDGELLAKHLIPAGRGEKVINNNHQRDKSTSIQNLCDKVKVQFTDQSGAEIFLSKIKERYPRYIRDQITVMLNCLAKYAPEDTDKALDTCLEKALYSANDFKSILSSSAVIRENNNEMEIKSLGTPETQLMVNIRPNKSTIDVYQNLFKSN
- the istB gene encoding IS21-like element helper ATPase IstB, whose product is MCIKTSLKATDMTPDKLTTIRGYAKRLRLSGLTVNAQDILLRAQKESPSYDDFLSLVLELEVQGREEKQRLLRLKAAKLPLAHNLNMYDHSISNGLSATQLNQLRELHWVEESFNLMLAGPCGVGKTFIASGLCADAIDKGYKAYFRSMDELLTTLKLKNIVASAKREYKNLAAADVIVIDDLMNISVNREEGNLLFAFMNSIYESTSFIITTNKSPAEWARSLDDEVLATALLDRLLYKCELLQLKGKSYRMTNRKTIFDEN